The proteins below come from a single Thermotoga sp. KOL6 genomic window:
- the rapZ gene encoding RNase adapter RapZ — MKRLVVVSGLSGAGKTTAMGFLEDLGYFCVDNVPGNILEELLRLFMSSDLERMAIAVDVRSELFGDPVQTIKKIKETTNALVLFLEATKEELLRRYALTRRRHPLQREEIGLEEAIEKEIEVLSPIKEIADLVVDTTKLNTHQLREILAQSLMNHSGKISVRIVSFGFKYGTPMDVDFIFDARFLPNPHYVPALSLKTGLDREVEEYFKNYPIVEKYIQRVFEVLKVAIEEYKKTGRRVVTIGIGCTGGKHRSVYIAHRVSEMLKEEGISVIEKHRDLEKV, encoded by the coding sequence TTGAAAAGGTTGGTAGTTGTATCCGGACTTTCTGGAGCAGGTAAAACAACTGCTATGGGTTTCTTGGAGGACCTAGGATATTTTTGTGTTGATAACGTTCCAGGGAATATCTTAGAAGAGCTTTTGCGCCTCTTCATGAGTTCTGATCTCGAAAGGATGGCCATAGCGGTGGATGTGCGGAGTGAGCTCTTTGGTGATCCCGTTCAAACGATAAAGAAAATAAAAGAAACAACCAACGCTCTTGTTTTATTTCTAGAGGCTACAAAAGAAGAACTTTTAAGAAGGTACGCTTTGACACGAAGGAGGCATCCTCTCCAAAGGGAGGAAATAGGTTTAGAAGAAGCTATAGAGAAGGAAATTGAAGTGCTTTCACCCATAAAGGAAATAGCAGATCTTGTTGTGGACACGACGAAATTGAATACCCATCAATTGAGAGAAATATTGGCACAATCGCTCATGAACCATTCAGGTAAGATTTCTGTCAGAATAGTGAGTTTTGGCTTTAAATACGGAACACCCATGGACGTAGATTTTATATTCGACGCCCGTTTTCTACCGAATCCACATTATGTACCCGCTCTCTCTCTGAAAACAGGACTAGATAGGGAGGTTGAGGAATACTTCAAAAATTACCCTATCGTTGAGAAATACATTCAACGCGTCTTTGAGGTATTGAAAGTAGCGATAGAAGAGTATAAGAAAACCGGAAGGAGGGTCGTTACAATAGGGATAGGGTGTACAGGTGGTAAACATAGATCTGTCTATATCGCCCATAGAGTATCGGAAATGTTGAAAGAGGAAGGGATTTCGGTGATTGAAAAACATAGGGATTTAGAGAAGGTGTAG
- the nrdR gene encoding transcriptional regulator NrdR: MKCPFCGSMDTRVLDSRPTLDGAAIRRRRECVACGRRFTTYERYEEAPVLVIKKDGRREKFDRNKIKNGMIKACEKRPVTYEQIEEAVNRICLKLREEGLFEVETKKIGELVMEELKRLDQVAYVRFASVYRDFREIDQFLEIVKELKKEKEGKEK; this comes from the coding sequence ATGAAATGCCCATTTTGTGGGTCTATGGATACAAGGGTTTTGGATTCAAGACCAACGCTCGATGGAGCTGCTATCAGAAGAAGAAGAGAATGTGTTGCGTGTGGGAGAAGATTCACAACTTATGAAAGGTACGAAGAAGCTCCCGTGCTCGTGATAAAAAAGGATGGAAGAAGGGAAAAATTCGACAGAAACAAGATAAAAAATGGTATGATAAAAGCTTGTGAGAAAAGACCCGTTACCTACGAACAAATCGAAGAAGCAGTGAACAGAATTTGTTTGAAACTGAGAGAAGAAGGTCTTTTTGAAGTGGAGACGAAAAAAATCGGTGAATTGGTTATGGAAGAACTCAAGAGGTTGGATCAAGTCGCTTATGTGAGGTTTGCGTCGGTTTATCGTGATTTCAGAGAAATTGATCAGTTCCTAGAAATTGTGAAAGAACTCAAAAAGGAGAAGGAGGGCAAAGAAAAATGA
- the yvcK gene encoding YvcK family protein gives MKVVAIGGGTGLSTLLKGLKHFPVFEVTAVVSVTDEGGSSGKLRKELNVPPPGDVRNNIVALAEDENLLAKLMNYRFSEGSLKGHSLGNLIIAALTKIEGSFSEAIKTLEKVLALKGRVLPVSEEHARLVAKFDDGEEVIGEMNIVKKGKKIEEVRLDKPIKALPEVIEAISEAEMIIFGPGSLYTSIITNVLVDGVRESLATSKAKKIYVCNLMTQPGETKGYRVSDHVKELEKYLGKSVDFVIINTRKPSSEVLESYKNEGSDFVEIDVENLQNVVLAEPLLIEIVDPSDGRKKVRHDPLKLASLIERISRW, from the coding sequence ATGAAAGTGGTTGCGATTGGAGGAGGAACGGGTCTTTCTACTCTTCTAAAGGGATTGAAACACTTTCCTGTTTTCGAGGTAACGGCTGTTGTTTCTGTTACAGATGAAGGAGGAAGTTCCGGAAAGCTCAGAAAAGAACTGAACGTACCACCGCCCGGGGATGTGCGGAACAACATTGTGGCACTTGCAGAGGATGAGAATCTACTGGCTAAACTGATGAATTATCGGTTTTCAGAAGGTTCATTGAAGGGGCACAGTTTGGGTAATCTTATCATAGCGGCACTCACGAAAATCGAAGGAAGTTTTTCAGAGGCTATAAAGACTCTAGAGAAAGTTTTGGCTTTAAAAGGTCGAGTTCTACCCGTGAGTGAAGAACATGCGAGGCTCGTGGCAAAATTCGATGATGGAGAAGAAGTCATCGGTGAGATGAACATTGTGAAGAAAGGTAAGAAAATAGAGGAAGTTCGTCTTGACAAGCCTATAAAAGCTCTTCCAGAAGTGATTGAAGCCATCTCTGAAGCTGAGATGATAATTTTTGGACCGGGTAGTCTCTATACCAGTATCATAACGAACGTTCTAGTAGATGGTGTTAGGGAGTCGCTCGCAACTTCAAAGGCTAAAAAAATTTACGTATGCAATCTGATGACCCAACCCGGAGAAACAAAAGGATACAGGGTATCAGATCACGTGAAAGAACTTGAGAAGTATCTTGGAAAGAGTGTCGATTTTGTGATAATAAATACGAGGAAGCCCTCATCAGAAGTTTTGGAAAGTTACAAGAATGAGGGCAGTGATTTTGTTGAAATAGACGTAGAGAATCTCCAAAACGTTGTGCTTGCTGAACCTCTTTTGATTGAAATAGTCGATCCATCGGACGGGAGAAAAAAAGTGAGACACGATCCTTTGAAACTGGCAAGCTTAATAGAGCGGATTTCGAGGTGGTGA
- the whiA gene encoding DNA-binding protein WhiA: MSRTFSEEVKEELVRAPFGTKDEIRAELLGFIKSRGDFDLKRRQLIFSLHSFAASRRLLNLLKHLSVPVLEIVVERTHNIKKRFIKVVSEYSESFMMVDPFSDVALFASFLRGLFLSGGSMTDPRYHYHLEINLFEKGVLESTKEHLKKYFNIKAGILELQNAHKLYIKSIKDIGVFLEIIGVQRKLQEIERVVTERKVISDVNRTVNFIEANAVRTAESTARQIKAIELVKKRIGLDKLPEDLRKVALARLRNKELSLRELGKRLNLTKSQLYSKLKRIIKMAERFGDVK; the protein is encoded by the coding sequence TTGAGTCGAACTTTTTCTGAAGAAGTGAAGGAGGAGCTTGTGAGGGCTCCTTTTGGAACCAAAGATGAAATTAGAGCTGAATTGCTCGGTTTTATAAAGTCGAGAGGCGACTTCGATCTCAAAAGGAGGCAACTCATTTTCTCTCTGCATTCTTTTGCCGCCTCAAGGCGGCTTTTGAATTTACTGAAACATCTCTCCGTACCTGTTTTAGAAATAGTTGTGGAGAGAACTCACAATATAAAAAAAAGATTTATAAAAGTTGTGAGTGAGTATTCGGAAAGTTTTATGATGGTGGATCCGTTTTCGGATGTAGCATTGTTCGCTTCTTTTCTAAGAGGGTTGTTCCTCAGTGGAGGTTCGATGACAGATCCCAGGTATCATTATCATTTGGAAATCAATCTTTTCGAAAAAGGTGTGTTGGAATCCACAAAAGAACATTTGAAAAAATATTTTAACATAAAAGCCGGTATCTTAGAACTTCAAAATGCACATAAGCTTTACATAAAGTCGATAAAAGATATTGGTGTCTTTCTAGAGATAATCGGTGTGCAAAGGAAGCTTCAGGAGATAGAACGAGTTGTAACCGAACGAAAGGTAATAAGTGATGTGAACAGGACGGTGAACTTTATAGAGGCTAACGCCGTTAGAACAGCAGAAAGTACCGCTCGTCAGATAAAGGCGATAGAGTTAGTGAAAAAAAGGATCGGATTAGACAAGCTTCCTGAAGATCTCAGAAAAGTAGCATTGGCTCGATTGAGGAACAAGGAACTTTCCTTAAGAGAGCTAGGTAAGAGATTGAATCTAACAAAATCTCAATTGTATTCCAAATTGAAAAGAATAATAAAAATGGCTGAAAGGTTTGGTGATGTAAAATGA
- a CDS encoding YigZ family protein, translating to MEWKTVTDFHSERINIKRSEFYATAFPVEGERDFREKLKMVSRRDATHNCWAYRIYSTNGILEHSSDDGEPSGTAGRPILGVLKKYDLMNVAIVVTRYFGGVKLGVRGLIEAYSLAAELAVKGSRIRNLSLVKEFEVEVSYSELNNIFRMIETAGLDLVKTTYTEKGVRLLLHGAKIPEGIEVKDVRDVLI from the coding sequence GTGGAATGGAAAACGGTGACGGATTTTCACAGCGAGAGAATAAACATAAAAAGATCGGAATTCTATGCTACGGCGTTCCCGGTGGAAGGTGAGAGGGACTTCCGGGAAAAACTGAAAATGGTATCGAGAAGAGATGCAACTCACAACTGCTGGGCTTATCGTATTTACTCGACAAACGGTATTTTAGAGCATTCTTCGGATGATGGAGAACCTAGTGGAACGGCTGGAAGACCTATCCTTGGGGTTTTAAAAAAATACGATCTGATGAACGTTGCCATCGTTGTCACGAGGTACTTCGGTGGTGTGAAGTTGGGTGTGAGAGGGCTCATAGAAGCTTATTCCCTCGCTGCAGAACTCGCCGTGAAAGGGTCGAGAATAAGGAATCTGAGTCTTGTAAAGGAGTTCGAAGTGGAGGTTTCTTATTCGGAATTGAACAATATTTTTAGAATGATCGAAACCGCAGGATTGGATCTCGTGAAAACAACTTATACTGAAAAAGGTGTGAGACTGTTACTTCATGGTGCCAAAATCCCAGAAGGAATAGAGGTAAAAGATGTTCGGGATGTGTTAATATAG
- the greA gene encoding transcription elongation factor GreA, producing the protein MKKIRLTREGYEKLKQELEELKRKFMYEISERIKEARELGDLSENSEYEAAKNEQGRVGSRIMEIEQILSNAEIIEDSEEGDEVTLGKWVIVKNLDTGEEHKFRIVTPQEADFFSQKLSSDSPLGKSLLGRRVGDVVKVKAPSGVQRYQIIAIASK; encoded by the coding sequence ATGAAAAAGATCCGTCTTACGCGTGAAGGGTATGAAAAATTGAAACAAGAGCTTGAAGAATTGAAAAGGAAATTCATGTATGAGATTTCCGAAAGAATAAAGGAGGCTAGAGAACTCGGAGATCTCTCTGAGAATTCAGAATACGAAGCTGCGAAAAACGAACAAGGTCGTGTAGGAAGTAGGATCATGGAAATCGAGCAAATTCTGAGCAATGCAGAGATCATAGAAGATTCAGAAGAAGGAGATGAAGTCACATTGGGAAAATGGGTGATCGTCAAGAATCTGGATACTGGTGAGGAGCACAAATTCAGAATAGTCACACCCCAGGAAGCAGATTTCTTCTCTCAAAAACTGAGTTCGGATTCCCCTCTTGGGAAAAGTCTTCTCGGCAGAAGGGTTGGAGACGTTGTAAAGGTGAAAGCGCCAAGTGGTGTACAGAGATATCAAATTATAGCGATAGCAAGCAAGTGA
- the lysS gene encoding lysine--tRNA ligase gives MLKEFKEQRIKEIQELRSMKINPYPYRFVKEMSASEIKEKYDYLQAGEVLENEKLSFAGRVMSVRHHGKTAFFHLKDDTGRIQSYIRSDTVGKEKMNLFKKHVKIGDFIGVKGFPFKSKTGELTIYVEEYVLLSKALRPLPEKWHGIKDKEIIYRQRYLELIVNDEAIERFRKRFKAIQIIREFLNSRGFVEVETPILHYVTGGAEARPFVTHLNVFDIDMYLRIAPELYLKRLIVGGFEKIYEIGKNFRNEGISYKHSPEFTSVEIYQAYADYNDMMDLTEELIVEVVKKTCGTLKVVYQGKEIDFTPPWKRVRMREFLQEKLGVDILEDRDEVLLKKLEEHGVEVEIKNRAHLIDKLRDIVEEELVNPTFVIDHPVVISPLAKRHREDPRLTERFELIIFGREIANAFSELNDPVDQYQRFLEQARMREEGDEEAHMMDMDFVRALEYGMPPTGGLGIGLDRLFMFITDSPTIRDIIPFPLVKPKKFEEEEAEFEGGIEE, from the coding sequence GTGCTCAAGGAGTTCAAAGAACAACGAATCAAAGAGATCCAAGAACTCCGTTCTATGAAAATAAACCCTTATCCCTATCGTTTTGTCAAGGAGATGTCAGCTAGCGAAATAAAGGAAAAGTATGATTATCTTCAAGCTGGAGAGGTTTTAGAGAACGAAAAATTAAGTTTTGCCGGTAGAGTAATGTCAGTTCGTCACCATGGAAAAACTGCTTTTTTTCATTTGAAGGATGATACCGGAAGAATACAATCTTACATAAGAAGTGATACCGTTGGTAAAGAAAAGATGAACCTTTTCAAAAAACACGTGAAAATAGGGGATTTCATAGGGGTCAAGGGTTTTCCTTTTAAGAGTAAAACAGGAGAGTTGACGATATATGTTGAGGAGTATGTTCTTTTGAGCAAAGCGTTGCGTCCTCTTCCAGAAAAGTGGCATGGAATCAAGGACAAGGAAATCATATATCGACAGAGATATCTGGAGTTGATTGTTAACGATGAAGCCATTGAACGTTTTAGGAAGCGATTCAAGGCTATTCAAATAATCAGGGAATTTTTAAACAGCAGAGGTTTTGTGGAAGTGGAAACACCGATACTCCATTATGTAACGGGAGGTGCTGAAGCAAGACCTTTTGTAACACATCTCAACGTTTTTGATATCGATATGTATCTAAGAATAGCGCCGGAACTTTATCTCAAAAGGTTAATCGTCGGTGGGTTTGAAAAAATCTACGAAATAGGAAAGAATTTTAGAAATGAAGGGATATCGTACAAGCACAGTCCAGAGTTCACAAGCGTTGAAATATATCAAGCATACGCTGATTACAACGATATGATGGATCTCACAGAAGAATTGATAGTGGAGGTGGTGAAAAAGACCTGTGGGACTTTGAAAGTCGTTTACCAAGGTAAAGAGATCGACTTTACACCTCCTTGGAAAAGAGTACGAATGAGAGAATTCTTACAGGAGAAACTTGGTGTTGACATTTTAGAAGATAGAGATGAGGTTCTTTTGAAAAAATTGGAAGAGCATGGAGTGGAGGTAGAAATCAAGAACAGGGCCCATTTGATAGATAAGCTCAGGGATATCGTTGAAGAAGAACTAGTGAATCCTACGTTTGTCATCGATCATCCAGTGGTGATCTCTCCTCTTGCCAAAAGACATCGCGAAGATCCTCGGCTCACAGAGCGTTTCGAACTTATAATATTTGGAAGAGAAATCGCTAATGCCTTTAGTGAATTGAACGATCCCGTAGATCAGTACCAAAGATTTTTGGAGCAAGCTAGAATGAGGGAAGAAGGTGATGAAGAGGCTCACATGATGGACATGGATTTCGTGAGAGCATTAGAGTACGGTATGCCGCCCACTGGGGGGTTAGGAATAGGACTCGATAGATTGTTCATGTTCATTACAGATTCCCCTACGATAAGGGATATCATTCCTTTCCCTCTAGTTAAACCCAAAAAGTTCGAAGAAGAAGAAGCGGAGTTTGAAGGAGGGATCGAAGAATGA
- the zapA gene encoding cell division protein ZapA yields the protein MKKKVTIKLGKRTYSLVTDEDTEVVRKTIEKIEKDFRRYEEFVDEVGMDYILFVMLANTVLENMKMLEEVRNLKKKLSQFLKDGE from the coding sequence ATGAAGAAGAAAGTAACGATTAAGCTTGGAAAACGGACCTATAGTCTGGTTACGGATGAGGATACAGAAGTTGTTAGAAAAACCATTGAGAAAATAGAGAAGGATTTCAGACGGTACGAAGAGTTTGTTGACGAAGTGGGAATGGATTACATACTTTTTGTTATGCTTGCAAACACCGTGTTGGAAAACATGAAAATGCTGGAAGAAGTTAGGAACTTGAAGAAAAAACTTTCACAGTTTTTGAAGGACGGTGAATAA
- the murB gene encoding UDP-N-acetylmuramate dehydrogenase codes for MDKLFVDILKSGCDVKTSEKLSCHTSIKIGGKVKYLALPNDVLSLEKVVRLLRNNIPFQIMGLGTNLLVQDEDLEMVVLKTERLNQIEIKRGKVTVECGTPLKRLCLFLMEAELGGLEFAYGIPGSVGGAVYMNAGAYGGEIGEFVEAVEVLKDGKRYWLSKNEISFGYRDSSFKKEKVIITRVMMRFRKDKKEEIRRKMMNFLKRRLEKQPLDLPSAGSVFKRPRPDFYVGSAIESLGLKGYKIGNAQISEKHAGFIVNLGDATFNDVMRLIEVVKKKVKEKYGVDLETEVEIWWNGKR; via the coding sequence TTGGATAAACTTTTTGTGGACATTCTCAAATCAGGTTGTGATGTGAAAACATCTGAAAAGCTTTCCTGTCACACGAGTATAAAAATAGGAGGCAAAGTTAAGTACCTTGCCCTTCCTAACGACGTTCTTTCACTGGAAAAGGTTGTAAGATTACTGAGAAACAATATCCCTTTTCAAATAATGGGACTGGGAACCAACCTTTTGGTTCAAGACGAGGATCTTGAAATGGTAGTCTTGAAAACGGAAAGACTCAACCAGATAGAGATAAAGAGAGGGAAAGTAACGGTAGAGTGCGGGACTCCTTTAAAAAGATTGTGCCTTTTTCTAATGGAAGCAGAGCTTGGTGGGCTCGAGTTTGCTTACGGAATTCCAGGAAGTGTGGGGGGAGCTGTGTACATGAACGCTGGAGCCTACGGCGGAGAGATTGGAGAATTCGTTGAAGCAGTTGAGGTTTTGAAAGATGGAAAGAGATATTGGCTCTCAAAAAATGAAATATCTTTTGGTTACAGAGATAGTTCCTTCAAAAAGGAAAAAGTGATCATTACCCGTGTTATGATGCGTTTCAGAAAAGACAAGAAAGAAGAGATAAGGAGAAAAATGATGAATTTTCTCAAACGTCGTTTGGAGAAACAACCCCTTGACCTTCCAAGCGCCGGCAGTGTTTTCAAGCGTCCAAGACCAGACTTTTACGTTGGTAGTGCTATAGAATCTCTTGGATTGAAAGGTTACAAAATCGGTAACGCGCAGATTTCAGAGAAACATGCAGGTTTTATCGTGAACCTTGGGGATGCCACTTTTAATGATGTGATGCGTTTGATAGAGGTGGTGAAAAAGAAAGTAAAAGAAAAATATGGTGTTGATTTGGAAACGGAGGTAGAGATCTGGTGGAATGGAAAACGGTGA